From Paenibacillus sp. PK3_47, the proteins below share one genomic window:
- a CDS encoding alpha/beta hydrolase encodes MAVAILNGTSLYYEREGSGQPIVFIHGHGLTHTMFKSQLEFFSEDYQVILCDLRGNGKSGRLMQSKEKVIETQGTDLIMLLNELNLRDAVFVGVSYGGLVAQYIAREYPERVKAVVVADSFCRGDSSSFSLIDKLQVAAAYCSWFTYYAPSELVLPSIRLMYQRWGLAYQVIRSSMLEKRPRELYKQRLAMARPDAAPFHKGYPHPALFLAGDGMEYGVLCMKDMAEQVPHAQFAVIPDALNPSNLCQPEIFNQLLSQFLEKVHLNRKRLIEHGI; translated from the coding sequence TTGGCAGTTGCAATCCTGAATGGAACTTCGCTCTACTATGAGCGGGAAGGGAGCGGCCAGCCAATTGTATTTATTCATGGACACGGTCTGACACATACGATGTTCAAGTCCCAGCTGGAGTTTTTCTCCGAGGACTATCAGGTGATCCTGTGTGATTTGCGGGGAAACGGGAAGTCGGGCAGGCTGATGCAATCCAAAGAGAAGGTTATTGAGACACAGGGTACGGATCTGATCATGCTGCTGAACGAGCTTAACTTGCGGGATGCAGTGTTTGTCGGCGTCTCTTACGGCGGTCTGGTTGCACAGTATATTGCCAGGGAATATCCCGAACGGGTCAAAGCGGTGGTGGTCGCGGACAGCTTCTGCCGGGGGGATTCTTCCTCCTTCTCCCTGATCGATAAGCTTCAGGTGGCTGCAGCCTATTGCAGCTGGTTCACCTATTATGCGCCCAGCGAGCTGGTGCTGCCTTCCATACGTCTGATGTATCAGCGGTGGGGGCTGGCCTATCAGGTGATCCGCAGCAGCATGCTGGAGAAACGTCCGCGCGAGCTGTATAAGCAAAGACTGGCGATGGCCCGGCCGGATGCTGCCCCTTTTCATAAGGGATATCCTCATCCTGCGTTATTTCTGGCGGGAGATGGTATGGAATACGGTGTTCTTTGTATGAAAGACATGGCGGAGCAGGTGCCGCATGCACAATTTGCCGTCATTCCGGACGCCTTAAATCCCAGCAACCTGTGCCAGCCCGAAATATTCAATCAGCTGCTCAGCCAGTTTCTGGAGAAGGTGCATCTGAACCGGAAACGTCTGATAGAACATGGCATCTAA
- a CDS encoding endonuclease/exonuclease/phosphatase family protein yields the protein MTTYEMASFNIRFDSPADGENGWEFRKEHMLRLIRHYSWDVFGLQEAQGNQLRDLAALDDYEVEGISRDHNPESEHSPVFYKKSVFTKEDGGTFWLSETPEVPSKSWGSDCNRICTWVRLRDKRNGNRIHFMNTHLDHISEEARYRGALIILDWIRNHGGDLPVVLTGDFNAFPDERCYREITGQLTDTRRAADSHYGPWGTFTGFRYDIPWDQLKEIDYIFTDKQAKVLKTRTVTDSFDRKYPSDHYPVTATLEI from the coding sequence ATGACTACTTACGAAATGGCTTCCTTTAATATCCGCTTTGACAGTCCGGCGGATGGAGAGAACGGTTGGGAGTTCCGCAAGGAGCATATGCTGCGCCTGATCAGGCATTACAGCTGGGACGTCTTCGGACTGCAGGAAGCGCAGGGCAATCAGCTGAGGGACCTGGCGGCACTTGATGATTATGAGGTGGAAGGCATCAGCCGTGATCATAATCCTGAAAGCGAACACAGTCCCGTCTTTTATAAAAAGTCGGTATTCACCAAGGAAGACGGAGGCACCTTCTGGCTGTCGGAGACACCGGAGGTTCCTTCCAAGTCATGGGGCTCTGATTGCAACCGGATCTGTACCTGGGTAAGGCTGCGGGACAAAAGAAACGGGAACCGGATTCATTTTATGAACACCCATCTGGACCATATCAGCGAGGAAGCCAGATACCGCGGCGCTCTGATTATTCTGGACTGGATCCGTAATCACGGCGGGGATCTCCCGGTTGTACTGACAGGGGATTTCAATGCTTTTCCGGACGAAAGATGCTACCGGGAGATTACAGGGCAGCTGACGGATACCCGCAGAGCGGCTGATTCACATTATGGACCCTGGGGCACATTCACCGGTTTCCGCTACGATATTCCATGGGATCAGCTGAAGGAAATCGATTATATTTTTACAGACAAGCAGGCGAAAGTGCTGAAGACCCGGACGGTAACCGACAGCTTTGACCGGAAATACCCTTCGGATCATTATCCTGTTACAGCAACTCTGGAAATTTAA
- a CDS encoding APC family permease: MISFLKRFLIGRPLKSTELGEQKLNKKKALAILSSDALSSVAYGPEQILIVLVTIGAAAFWYSIPIAIGVLVLLTALILSYRQIIFAYSHGGGAYVVSKENLGRYPGLIAGGSLLVDYILTVAVSVSAGTDAITSAFPSLHEHKVMIAIIFVLLITILNLRGVTESASVLAYPVYLFVLALFILIGTGLYNILSGNVPAELHTPLGTPVAGISLFLLLRAFSSGSSALTGVEAISNAIPNFKSPQASNAAKTLLAMGGLLAVLFSGIVVLAYYYGVAPRADVTVVSQIAEQTFGRNAMYFFIQGTTALILILAANTGYSAFPLLAVNLAKDKFIPRMFTMRGDRLGYSNGIIILGVLSMLLIYVFEGETEQLIPLYAVGVFIPFTLSQTGMMVKWLREKPAGWMPKFIINTVGALISFIVTMMFFMTKFTQVWPVFVFLPILLLIFHRIHKHYEAIADQLRITTCEETIKIEGNVIIVPVAGVTHVVENSLEYAKSLNPQQIIAVYVPFEREEEAAFEEKWKKWQPDVRLVTLYTPYRSIIQPLTKFIDTVNWKAAELNHKVTVIIPQFIPKKGWHNILHNQSSLLIRAHLLFRSDVIVTTVPYHLKK; this comes from the coding sequence ATGATCTCATTTTTAAAAAGATTCCTGATCGGCCGGCCTTTGAAGTCCACCGAATTAGGGGAGCAAAAATTAAACAAAAAGAAGGCACTGGCCATTCTGTCATCCGATGCCTTGTCTTCCGTGGCGTACGGTCCGGAACAGATCTTGATTGTCCTGGTCACCATAGGCGCAGCAGCCTTTTGGTACTCGATTCCGATTGCGATTGGCGTATTGGTACTGCTTACTGCATTAATTTTATCCTACCGGCAGATTATCTTTGCTTACTCCCACGGCGGGGGAGCCTATGTTGTATCGAAGGAAAATCTGGGCCGCTACCCTGGATTGATTGCCGGCGGTTCACTGTTAGTGGACTATATTTTAACGGTGGCTGTAAGTGTATCGGCAGGAACAGATGCGATCACTTCCGCTTTTCCGAGTCTGCATGAGCATAAAGTGATGATCGCCATTATTTTCGTGCTCCTGATTACGATCCTGAACTTGAGAGGTGTGACGGAATCGGCCTCCGTATTGGCTTATCCGGTATATCTGTTCGTGCTGGCCTTATTCATTCTGATCGGTACAGGTCTGTATAATATTCTGTCAGGTAACGTCCCGGCAGAGCTGCATACACCTCTGGGCACTCCGGTGGCGGGGATCAGCTTATTCCTGCTGCTGCGGGCATTTTCTTCCGGGAGCTCGGCGTTAACCGGGGTAGAAGCGATATCGAACGCCATTCCCAATTTCAAAAGTCCGCAGGCGTCCAACGCAGCCAAAACCTTACTCGCCATGGGTGGATTATTGGCTGTCCTGTTCTCCGGAATTGTGGTGCTGGCCTACTATTATGGCGTTGCACCCCGTGCTGACGTCACTGTCGTCTCACAAATTGCGGAACAGACCTTTGGACGGAATGCGATGTACTTTTTTATACAGGGAACTACTGCCTTAATCCTGATTCTGGCCGCTAACACCGGGTATTCCGCATTTCCTTTACTCGCTGTAAATCTGGCCAAGGATAAGTTCATTCCGCGGATGTTCACGATGCGGGGGGACCGGCTGGGGTATTCCAACGGCATTATCATCCTCGGGGTGCTCTCCATGCTCCTGATTTATGTATTTGAGGGAGAGACAGAGCAGTTAATTCCTTTATATGCGGTCGGTGTGTTCATTCCCTTTACGTTATCCCAGACCGGGATGATGGTGAAATGGCTCCGGGAAAAGCCGGCAGGCTGGATGCCGAAGTTCATTATTAACACGGTGGGTGCGCTGATCAGCTTTATTGTAACCATGATGTTCTTCATGACCAAATTTACGCAGGTGTGGCCGGTGTTTGTATTCCTGCCGATTCTACTGCTGATTTTTCACCGGATTCATAAGCATTACGAGGCGATTGCGGATCAGCTTAGAATAACTACCTGTGAGGAAACCATTAAAATTGAAGGCAATGTCATTATCGTGCCGGTCGCCGGGGTTACGCATGTCGTTGAGAACTCGCTGGAGTATGCCAAATCGCTGAATCCGCAGCAGATTATTGCCGTGTACGTGCCTTTTGAGAGGGAAGAGGAAGCCGCCTTTGAGGAGAAGTGGAAAAAGTGGCAGCCGGACGTGCGTCTGGTGACCCTGTATACGCCATACCGCAGCATCATTCAGCCGCTTACCAAATTCATTGATACGGTGAACTGGAAAGCAGCCGAGCTGAATCATAAAGTAACGGTCATTATTCCCCAGTTCATTCCGAAAAAAGGCTGGCATAACATCCTGCATAACCAGTCGAGTCTGCTGATCCGAGCGCATTTGCTGTTCCGCAGCGATGTTATCGTGACTACTGTGCCTTATCATCTGAAAAAATAA
- a CDS encoding AraC family transcriptional regulator: MANSINSTVNPVPKKIIRQFIEERVKNRQQFYVHPSYNSEQKMLQALSKGLFDEAAQALDAINRQERATLARSHVRSLKNSLICTCTLFTRAIINGGVHPENAYNLSDVFIRQIEETNGVEELKALEYEMLHSFFWTLRKEKKPAYNSIVNKTISYIHEEMFAELTLEQLAAKVNVHPYYLSGLFKQEVGLSISEYITRNRIEDSTYFLIHSDLRILDISVLLGFCNQSYYTRQFKKYMSMTPLQYRNRYSEQEEPHAF, from the coding sequence ATGGCAAACTCTATTAACAGTACCGTCAATCCCGTCCCCAAAAAAATCATCAGGCAGTTTATTGAAGAGCGGGTCAAAAACAGGCAGCAGTTCTACGTACATCCTTCCTACAATTCGGAGCAAAAAATGCTGCAGGCCCTGTCCAAAGGGCTGTTCGACGAGGCGGCCCAGGCGCTTGATGCCATCAACCGGCAGGAGCGCGCCACACTGGCCCGCAGCCATGTCCGTTCCTTGAAAAACTCGCTGATTTGCACCTGCACCTTGTTCACGCGTGCCATTATTAACGGAGGCGTCCATCCGGAGAATGCCTATAATTTAAGCGATGTTTTTATCAGGCAGATTGAGGAAACTAACGGGGTGGAAGAATTGAAAGCGCTTGAGTATGAAATGCTCCATTCCTTCTTCTGGACGCTGCGCAAGGAAAAGAAACCGGCCTATAACTCCATCGTCAATAAAACGATTTCTTATATTCATGAGGAGATGTTCGCGGAGCTGACCCTGGAACAGCTTGCAGCCAAGGTAAATGTGCATCCTTACTACTTGTCCGGCCTTTTCAAACAGGAGGTGGGCCTGTCCATTTCCGAGTATATCACCAGAAACCGTATAGAGGATTCCACCTATTTTCTGATTCACAGTGACCTCCGTATCCTGGACATCTCTGTATTGCTCGGGTTCTGCAATCAAAGCTACTATACCCGCCAGTTCAAGAAATATATGTCCATGACTCCGCTGCAGTACCGCAACCGGTATTCGGAGCAGGAGGAACCGCACGCTTTTTAA
- a CDS encoding MerR family transcriptional regulator, producing the protein MYTVKEAARLTGLTEHAVRFYTDKGLVPSLQRDHNNIRMFDEESVNWLHGVKCLKQSGMPIEAIKTYVDLCLEGDETIPQRFALIMEHKEAALAQLEEAKRHVAHLEQKTALYQAILEQRLPDSANPANWDEIQHMHADVFYSPPVRKA; encoded by the coding sequence ATGTATACAGTCAAAGAAGCCGCCCGGTTAACGGGACTCACTGAGCATGCCGTGCGCTTTTACACAGATAAAGGCCTGGTGCCAAGCTTGCAGCGCGATCACAACAACATCCGGATGTTCGACGAAGAATCAGTCAACTGGCTGCATGGCGTCAAATGCCTCAAGCAATCCGGGATGCCGATTGAAGCCATCAAAACGTACGTCGATCTCTGCCTCGAAGGGGATGAGACGATTCCGCAGCGCTTCGCACTCATTATGGAGCATAAAGAAGCGGCACTTGCCCAGCTCGAAGAAGCCAAACGGCATGTGGCCCATCTGGAACAAAAAACGGCCTTGTATCAGGCTATTCTGGAGCAGCGCCTGCCGGATTCGGCCAATCCCGCCAACTGGGACGAAATTCAGCATATGCATGCGGATGTGTTCTACTCGCCTCCTGTCCGTAAGGCGTAA
- the atzF gene encoding allophanate hydrolase, whose translation MSTDKVPFQVTISALHRGYRSGWFTVDEVIDVIIERSREDADMAIWILPPALERIRPYLERLKEMNPEDSPLWGIPFAVKDNIEVAGWPVTAACPDFSYEPGQHAAVVERLLAAGAIPVGKTNLDQFATGLVGTRSPYGAAHNALRPELISGGSSSGSAVAVARGQAAFALGTDTAGSGRVPAALNGLIGYKPALGAWPSSGVIPACRSLDCVTVFARVIEDAESVDGQVRGHLPSDPYSAGRPLGRAAMPEVFLIPKGPLEFFGPFAEAYSEAWERAKQRLVQTGHKVEEADISLFQEAAAQLYEGPWVAERWADLESFISSHPGSALPVTEQILRSGSRADFTAAALFRSQHRLAEIRGEVRRLLNNAVLVLPTAGGTWTREQVAADPVAANSKMGLYTNHCNLLDLSAVSIPAGEAEERLPFGITLFTLPEKEANLGAAARALTSQTKDVTVAVCGLHMREMPLERQMLELGAEFLEESETAAVYELYMLPTSPPKPGLIRTSGNGAAIRLELWKMSAASFGHFTASIPAPLGIGRIELADGRQVSGFLCESYAAEQSRNITSAGGWRNAITLFQK comes from the coding sequence ATGAGTACAGATAAAGTCCCTTTTCAGGTGACGATAAGTGCACTGCACCGCGGCTACCGCTCCGGGTGGTTTACGGTAGATGAGGTTATTGATGTTATCATAGAGCGGTCCAGGGAGGATGCAGACATGGCCATCTGGATTCTGCCGCCTGCACTGGAGAGGATCAGGCCTTATCTGGAACGCCTGAAGGAAATGAATCCGGAGGATTCTCCGCTGTGGGGGATTCCCTTCGCAGTGAAGGATAATATTGAAGTGGCGGGATGGCCGGTCACCGCTGCCTGTCCGGACTTCAGCTATGAGCCTGGCCAACACGCAGCCGTAGTGGAACGTCTCCTTGCAGCAGGAGCAATACCGGTAGGCAAGACCAATTTGGACCAGTTCGCTACAGGGCTAGTCGGTACACGAAGTCCGTATGGAGCGGCGCATAATGCGCTTAGACCGGAGCTTATCAGCGGCGGCTCCAGCTCCGGCTCTGCTGTTGCTGTTGCCCGGGGGCAAGCGGCTTTCGCGCTGGGGACAGACACAGCGGGATCAGGACGGGTACCGGCTGCTTTGAACGGACTGATCGGCTACAAGCCAGCCCTGGGCGCTTGGCCATCTTCGGGGGTGATCCCGGCCTGCCGGAGTCTCGATTGTGTTACGGTATTCGCGCGTGTAATAGAAGACGCAGAGTCTGTCGACGGACAGGTGCGCGGCCATCTGCCATCAGATCCGTATTCTGCCGGCCGTCCGCTGGGGCGCGCAGCCATGCCGGAAGTGTTCCTGATTCCTAAGGGTCCTTTGGAATTCTTCGGTCCTTTTGCCGAGGCTTACTCCGAAGCCTGGGAACGGGCGAAACAGAGACTTGTTCAAACAGGGCATAAAGTGGAAGAAGCCGACATTTCACTGTTCCAGGAAGCAGCAGCGCAGCTTTATGAAGGGCCGTGGGTAGCGGAACGCTGGGCGGATCTGGAGAGCTTCATCTCAAGCCATCCCGGCTCCGCGCTGCCGGTTACAGAGCAGATCCTCCGCTCGGGTTCGCGGGCGGATTTTACAGCAGCGGCTTTATTCCGTTCGCAGCACAGGCTTGCTGAAATCCGCGGCGAGGTCCGCAGGCTGCTGAACAATGCCGTGCTGGTCCTGCCGACAGCAGGCGGCACATGGACACGGGAGCAGGTTGCAGCTGATCCTGTGGCTGCCAACAGCAAAATGGGTCTCTACACCAATCACTGCAACCTGCTTGATCTTAGTGCCGTTTCGATCCCGGCGGGTGAAGCAGAAGAACGGCTGCCTTTTGGCATTACTCTGTTCACCCTGCCGGAGAAGGAAGCCAATCTTGGAGCAGCTGCCCGCGCACTGACAAGCCAAACAAAGGACGTGACAGTTGCCGTATGCGGTCTCCATATGCGGGAGATGCCCTTGGAAAGGCAGATGCTTGAACTGGGTGCCGAGTTCCTTGAAGAGTCTGAAACGGCCGCTGTATATGAACTATACATGCTGCCGACAAGTCCGCCAAAGCCGGGGCTGATAAGGACATCCGGCAATGGAGCTGCCATCCGCCTGGAATTGTGGAAGATGTCAGCGGCGTCCTTCGGACATTTCACAGCGTCCATACCGGCGCCTCTGGGAATCGGCAGAATTGAGCTGGCAGACGGACGCCAAGTATCCGGTTTTCTGTGCGAGTCCTATGCCGCGGAACAATCGCGGAATATTACTTCAGCCGGAGGCTGGAGGAATGCAATAACGCTTTTCCAGAAATAA
- a CDS encoding PRK06851 family protein, whose protein sequence is MAARISRYFAGGNTALGFYNLFESNLQGLRRIFILKGGPGTGKSSLMKAIGTEWAERGYNIELIHCSSDKDSIDGVIIPALGAGIVDGTAPHVIEPKAPGAVEEYVNLGEAWDSAALIGQREIIEEINRKVADAYAAAYSRFAEALNIHDEWEKIYFEHMDFGKADQLTAGMLEQLFGEAHLQKSADVKHRFLGAATPAGAVDFVPNLTEGLSKRFFIKGRAGTGKSTMLKKIAAEAEKRGLDTEIYHCGFDPHSLDMVIVRELDFAIFDSTSPHEYYPDREGDVIIDTYEAIVAPGTDERFAGPLEEVSAQYKAKMKDAIAALAEAKVHRDELEKIYVAAMDFSVVDVARNRISTELGSIQASI, encoded by the coding sequence ATGGCTGCGAGGATTTCAAGATATTTTGCAGGCGGCAATACGGCTCTTGGCTTCTACAATTTGTTCGAATCGAATCTTCAGGGACTCCGGCGGATATTCATATTGAAAGGCGGCCCCGGCACCGGAAAATCCTCTCTGATGAAAGCGATCGGCACGGAATGGGCGGAGCGGGGATACAATATCGAGCTGATCCATTGTTCATCGGATAAGGATTCCATTGACGGGGTCATTATTCCGGCGCTGGGCGCGGGCATTGTTGACGGGACTGCGCCCCATGTGATCGAGCCCAAGGCTCCCGGAGCAGTTGAGGAATACGTGAACCTGGGGGAAGCGTGGGACTCTGCCGCACTTATCGGCCAAAGGGAGATCATTGAGGAAATTAACCGGAAGGTTGCTGATGCCTACGCGGCAGCGTACAGCAGGTTCGCAGAGGCCCTGAACATTCATGACGAATGGGAAAAGATTTACTTTGAGCATATGGACTTCGGCAAGGCGGATCAATTAACAGCCGGGATGCTGGAACAGCTGTTTGGTGAAGCGCATCTTCAGAAGAGTGCTGACGTTAAGCACCGGTTTCTGGGCGCAGCAACGCCGGCAGGGGCGGTTGACTTTGTACCTAATTTGACCGAAGGGCTGTCCAAACGGTTCTTCATCAAAGGCCGGGCCGGAACAGGCAAATCGACCATGCTCAAAAAAATCGCCGCCGAGGCAGAGAAAAGAGGCTTGGATACGGAAATTTATCACTGCGGATTTGATCCGCACAGTCTGGATATGGTCATTGTGCGTGAGCTTGATTTTGCGATCTTTGACAGCACCAGCCCGCATGAATATTACCCGGACCGGGAGGGAGACGTGATCATCGATACGTATGAAGCCATTGTTGCACCGGGAACGGATGAGCGTTTTGCCGGACCGCTTGAGGAAGTAAGCGCACAATATAAGGCCAAAATGAAGGATGCGATAGCCGCGCTGGCAGAGGCCAAGGTGCACCGGGATGAACTGGAGAAGATTTATGTCGCAGCAATGGATTTTAGCGTGGTGGATGTCGCCAGAAACCGGATTTCCACTGAACTGGGAAGTATACAGGCTAGCATTTAA
- a CDS encoding aldo/keto reductase, with product MQTVTLNNGVAMPIIGFGVYQIPDAEECENAVYEALMTGYRLIDTAAGYLNEEAVGRAIKRSGVPREELFITTKLWVQDAGYESAKLAFAKSLNKLQLDYLDLYLIHQPFGDYYGAWRAMEELYREGKIRAIGVSNFLPDRLMDLIVHNEIVPAVNQVETHPFYQQSESAAFMKEQGVQHQSWAPFAEGLGNMFGNEVLASIAGRHSKSVAQVVLRWLVQRNIVVIPKSVRKERIAENFAIFDFELSADELAEISALDTGNTLFMSYHDPVFAKMLGTLRVDL from the coding sequence ATGCAGACCGTAACATTGAACAACGGAGTTGCTATGCCAATCATCGGCTTCGGCGTCTACCAGATTCCTGATGCTGAAGAATGCGAAAATGCGGTATATGAAGCGCTGATGACCGGCTACCGCCTGATCGACACTGCCGCAGGTTATCTGAACGAGGAAGCGGTCGGACGCGCAATCAAGCGCAGCGGCGTACCGCGTGAGGAGCTGTTCATCACGACCAAGCTCTGGGTTCAGGACGCCGGCTACGAGAGTGCCAAGCTGGCCTTTGCGAAATCCCTGAACAAGCTCCAGCTCGACTATCTGGATCTATACTTAATCCACCAGCCGTTCGGTGATTACTATGGTGCTTGGCGCGCGATGGAAGAGCTGTACCGCGAAGGCAAAATCAGGGCGATTGGCGTCAGCAACTTCCTGCCCGACCGTCTGATGGACCTTATCGTGCATAACGAAATCGTGCCTGCCGTCAACCAGGTGGAGACGCATCCGTTCTACCAGCAGAGTGAAAGCGCCGCTTTTATGAAAGAACAGGGCGTGCAGCACCAGTCATGGGCGCCGTTCGCTGAAGGACTGGGTAATATGTTCGGCAACGAAGTGCTGGCCTCAATCGCAGGCAGACACAGCAAGTCCGTCGCCCAGGTCGTGCTGCGCTGGCTGGTTCAGCGTAATATCGTCGTGATTCCAAAATCAGTGAGAAAAGAGCGGATCGCTGAAAATTTCGCCATTTTCGATTTTGAGCTAAGCGCAGATGAACTCGCGGAAATTTCCGCGCTTGATACCGGGAACACGCTGTTCATGTCCTATCACGATCCGGTATTCGCCAAAATGCTGGGTACCTTGAGAGTCGATTTGTAA